ATGGCCAAGGTGACCAAATGGTCCACCGAGTCCGAGGGAGTGTCGGCGGTTCTCAGTATCTTGCGCCAGGGAAACAGTTTCGGTGAGATCGGCCTGATCGACGGCCTGCCCCGTTCGGCCGGCGTCAGCGCCATGGGACCCGTGGAGTGTTACTTTCTGCCCAGGGCCGAATTCCTCGCTGCCCTGGAGGAGAATCCCGAGATCGCCCTGAGGATGCTGCCCACTCTAGCGGCGATGGTGCGCAACGCCGACCAGTGGGTAGCCCAGACGATCTGATTGTTCTGCACCCGGCTACTTCCATCGATCCGCGGAACAACCCAGGGAACATGCGGTGCCGCCAAACGGCGCTGGCTAGAGGCTGGTAGTCCTATTGAACAACTGCTATTTCATCCACAAACACCGCTGGCTGGTTGCCCGACATGTTGGCCGCGAAGGCTACGTAGAACTGGGAAG
This is a stretch of genomic DNA from Candidatus Neomarinimicrobiota bacterium. It encodes these proteins:
- a CDS encoding cyclic nucleotide-binding domain-containing protein, with the translated sequence MQQTVEFLSQIDLFKQVKGEALERLASQIRLVTLSEGELFFKEEEPADGFYIIKSGMAKVTKWSTESEGVSAVLSILRQGNSFGEIGLIDGLPRSAGVSAMGPVECYFLPRAEFLAALEENPEIALRMLPTLAAMVRNADQWVAQTI